The Chrysemys picta bellii isolate R12L10 chromosome 5, ASM1138683v2, whole genome shotgun sequence genome includes a window with the following:
- the LOC101932902 gene encoding rho-related BTB domain-containing protein 2-like: protein MDIDLDYERPNVETIKCVVVGDNAVGKTRLICARACNATLTQYQLLATHVPTVWAIDQYRVCQEVLERSRDVVDEVSVSLRLWDTFGDHHKDRRFAYGRSDVVVLCFSLANPNSLRHVKTMWYPEIKHFCPRTPIVLVGCQLDLRYADLEAVNRARRPLAKPIRPTDILPPERGHEVAKELGVPYYETSVVAQFGVKDVFDNAIRAALISRRHLQFWKSHLKKMQRPLLQAPFLPPKPPPPVIHIPEPPTSGGQGPAALFCTPLCADVVFQLQGGHRVFAHRVYLATSCSKFYDLFTLAGSASQAGEPCGVVRWAAKEPAARTKSLEMEKGLLGDGAQAPLRTSQSDDPLRLVQGEGQQLPGAGGQELSGWGRGFVSMQLELVQDPVTQREKQMTVVYMDYLVQPGPFQAVLEYLYTGHLDQGRADLMQVATIAELLEVFDLRMMVANVLNKESFMNQEITKAFHVRRANRIKECLGKGVFADVVFLVDDGSVPAHKPLLIAGCDWMVAMFCGNFRESYATEVSLPGTKCACLRAVLEFLYTGHFTPTPDLDAMELLILTNRLCLPRLQALTEQHAADELLRAYVQQVEIDEQVIIYLEMTQFHNAQQLAAWCLHYICTNYNRVCRRFPREMKYMAPENKAHFERHRWPPVWYLKEEDLYLRSKRERDLEEQLLRKQHTRSKWCFWRPSPHVS from the exons GTGCTGGAGCGCTCCCGGGACGTGGTGGATGAAGTCAGCGTCTCTCTGCGGCTCTGGGACACCTTCGGGGACCACCACAAGGACAGGCGCTTTGCCTATGGCAG gTCAGATGTGGTGGTTCTCTGCTTCTCCCTGGCGAACCCCAACTCCCTGCGCCATGTGAAGACCATGTGGTACCCGGAGATCAAGCACTTCTGCCCACGGACACCCATCGTGCTGGTAGGGTGCCAGCTGGACCTGCGCTATGCTGACCTGGAGGCAGTCAACCGTGCCCGGCGCCCGCTGGCCAA GCCCATCAGACCCACGGACATCCTGCCGCCCGAGCGGGGCCACGAGGTGGCCAAGGAGCTGGGGGTGCCGTACTACGAGACCAGCGTGGTGGCACAATTCGGCGTCAAGGATGTCTTTGACAACGCCATCCGCGCCGCCCTCATCTCCCGCCGCCACCTGCAGTTCTGGAAATCCCACCTGAAGAAGATGCAGAGGCCCTTGCTGCAGGCACCCTTCCTGCCTCCCAAGCCGCCCCCACCTGTCATCCACATCCCGGAGCCCCCCACCAGCGGTGGCCAGGGCCCTGctgccctcttctgcacccccctCTGTGCTGATGTGGTCTTCCAGCTGCAGGGGGGGCACCGTGTCTTCGCCCATCGCGTCTACCTGGCCACGTCCTGCTCCAAGTTCTACGACCTCTTCACCCTGGCGGGGTCGGCGAGCCAGGCTGGGGAGCCCTGTGGCGTGGTGCGGTGGGCGGCCAAGGAGCCAGCTGCCAGGACTAAGAGCCTGGAGATGGAGAAGGGCCTCCTAGGTGATGGGGCCCAGGCCCCTCTCAGGACTTCGCAGAGTGACGATCCCCTGCGGCTCGTGCAGGGCGAGGgccagcagctcccaggggccgggggccaggagcTGTCGGGCTGGGGACGGGGCTTTGTCAGCATGCAGCTGGAGTTGGTTCAGGACCCCGTGACCCAGCGGGAGAAGCAGATGACGGTGGTGTACATGGACTACCTGGTCCAGCCGGGGCCCTTCCAGGCGGTGCTGGAGTACCTGTACACGGGCCACCTGGACCAGGGCCGCGCAGACCTCATGCAGGTGGCCACCATCGCCGAGCTGCTGGAGGTCTTCGACCTGCGCATGATGGTGGCCAACGTGCTGAACAAGGAGAGTTTCATGAACCAAGAGATCACCAAAGCCTTCCATGTGCGCCGTGCCAACCGCATCAAGGAGTGCCTGGGCAAGGGCGTCTTTGCGG ATGTTGTGTTCCTGGTGGATGATGGGTCGGTGCCGGCCCACAAGCCACTGCTCATCGCAGGCTGTGATTGGATGGTGGCCATGTTCTGCGGCAACTTCCGGGAGAGCTACGCCACGGAG GTCTCCCTGCCTGGCACCAAGTGCGCCTGCCTGCGCGCCGTCCTGGAGTTCCTCTACACTGGCCACTTCACCCCCACGCCCGACCTGGACGCCATGGAACTCCTGATCCTCACCAACCGTCTGTGTCTGCCGCGGCTGCAGGCGCTCACAG agcaGCACGCCGCGGATGAGCTGCTCCGAGCCTACGTGCAGCAGGTGGAGATCGACGAGCAGGTGATAATCTACCTGGAGATGACTCAG TTCCACAATGCCCAGCAGCTGGCAGCATGGTGCCTGCACTACATCTGCACCAACTACAACCGCGTCtgccgccgcttccccagggagATGAAGTACATGGCGCCAG aGAACAAGGCGCACTTCGAGAGGCACCGCTGGCCGCCCGTCTGGTAcctgaaggaggaggatctgtACCTGCGCTCGAAGAGGGAGCGAGACctggaggagcagctgctgcGGAAGCAGCACACCCGCAGCAAGTGGTGCTTCTGGCGCCCCTCGCCCCACGTCTCCTGA